One Rhodoferax ferrireducens T118 DNA segment encodes these proteins:
- the flhF gene encoding flagellar biosynthesis protein FlhF, whose product MNIQRFNAPTAREALAKARHAFGDGTLILSNRPTATGVEVVATGEETLSALDSTESFANRSKDQPALRRATLPSVPETSTPVEEDATQLAMSTLSFQDYVRERMLRRRHESMTGPTAAAVQEAAPERTPKAAALPGPRQIEIQAPIKVTAVPKPAPVPAAPHAPALSQGIVNELHAMKALIEDRFNTLTWLGQARQSPIQSNLMLKLIRAGYSPTLARTILERMPEEMGATDSVRWVMDILERNLKTDAATRPIHEEGGTYALVGATGVGKTTTAAKLAGLCARTHGPASVGLITLDTYRVGAHEQLRAFGRMLGVVAHLAHDRAALQDLLNLLGNKKMVLIDTTGLAPNDPRKRGMLDVLDLPGVNRLLVLNAGGHGDSLDDVVSSFKSTGAQQAVLSKTDEAAKLGPALDAIVRHQLVLRGVTMGQKVPEDWEAADAAKLVRQSMRSPAKSAFDPKPADLDFFFTPASASQAGRLDA is encoded by the coding sequence ATGAACATTCAACGCTTTAATGCACCCACGGCGCGCGAGGCGCTGGCCAAGGCCCGTCACGCTTTTGGCGACGGCACCCTGATTCTGTCGAATCGCCCCACCGCCACCGGCGTCGAGGTGGTTGCCACCGGCGAAGAGACCCTGTCGGCGCTGGACAGCACGGAATCTTTTGCCAATCGAAGCAAGGACCAGCCCGCGTTGCGTCGTGCGACGCTGCCCAGCGTGCCCGAGACCAGCACCCCGGTGGAAGAAGACGCCACCCAACTGGCGATGAGCACCTTGTCGTTTCAGGACTATGTGCGCGAGCGCATGCTGCGCCGCCGCCACGAATCCATGACCGGCCCAACAGCGGCAGCTGTTCAAGAGGCAGCGCCAGAGCGCACGCCCAAAGCGGCGGCACTACCGGGTCCACGGCAAATCGAGATTCAAGCACCGATCAAAGTAACGGCCGTTCCCAAGCCCGCCCCGGTGCCGGCCGCGCCCCACGCGCCCGCCCTGTCGCAAGGCATTGTGAACGAGTTGCACGCCATGAAGGCCCTGATTGAAGACCGCTTCAACACCCTGACCTGGCTGGGCCAGGCGCGCCAGAGCCCGATTCAGTCGAACTTGATGCTCAAGCTGATTCGCGCCGGTTATTCACCCACGCTGGCGCGCACCATTCTGGAGCGCATGCCCGAAGAGATGGGTGCCACCGACTCGGTGCGCTGGGTCATGGATATCCTGGAACGCAACCTGAAAACCGACGCCGCGACCCGCCCGATCCATGAAGAGGGCGGCACTTATGCGCTGGTCGGCGCCACCGGTGTTGGCAAGACCACCACCGCCGCCAAATTGGCCGGTCTGTGTGCCCGCACCCATGGCCCCGCCAGCGTCGGGCTCATCACGCTCGACACCTACCGAGTGGGAGCCCACGAGCAGCTGCGCGCTTTTGGCCGCATGCTGGGCGTGGTGGCCCATCTCGCGCACGACCGCGCCGCGCTGCAAGACCTGCTGAACTTGCTGGGCAACAAAAAAATGGTCCTGATCGACACCACCGGCCTGGCGCCAAACGATCCGCGCAAACGCGGCATGCTCGACGTGCTGGATTTGCCGGGCGTGAACCGCTTGCTGGTCCTGAATGCGGGCGGGCACGGAGACTCGCTCGACGATGTGGTCTCTTCTTTCAAATCCACCGGCGCGCAGCAGGCGGTGCTGTCCAAAACCGACGAAGCAGCCAAACTCGGGCCGGCACTCGATGCGATCGTTCGCCACCAGTTGGTCCTGCGCGGCGTCACCATGGGCCAAAAAGTGCCCGAGGACTGGGAGGCAGCCGATGCCGCCAAGCTGGTCCGTCAGTCCATGCGCTCGCCGGCCAAGTCGGCGTTCGACCCGAAACCGGCAGATCTGGACTTCTTCTTTACCCCGGCCAGCGCCTCGCAGGCAGGACGGCTTGATGCTTGA
- the flhD gene encoding flagellar transcriptional regulator FlhD, with protein sequence MTDEQLTTEIREANLTYLMLAQNVIRKDKAEALFRLGVSEESADLIATLSPAQILKIAASPMLLCRFRVDDDMVWSLLTNHTATKVDNDATTKLHASILMAGRFAEAM encoded by the coding sequence ATGACTGACGAGCAACTCACCACTGAAATCCGCGAAGCCAACCTCACCTATCTGATGCTGGCGCAAAACGTGATTCGCAAGGACAAGGCCGAGGCACTGTTTCGGCTGGGTGTATCCGAAGAGTCGGCGGATCTGATTGCCACCTTGTCGCCCGCGCAAATTTTGAAGATTGCCGCCAGCCCCATGCTGCTGTGCCGGTTTCGGGTTGACGACGACATGGTGTGGAGCCTGCTGACCAACCACACCGCAACCAAAGTCGACAACGACGCCACCACCAAACTGCACGCCAGCATTCTGATGGCCGGTCGTTTTGCCGAAGCGATGTAA
- the flgA gene encoding flagellar basal body P-ring formation chaperone FlgA: MFKQFLNSTRCLLQTVGLAGAVFFTVGALAQADGVRPEFMDSTQQWLDKAVAGNLPSGSSPLRMEITVGELDSRLRLAPCARVEPYLPPGTRLWGKTRLGLRCLEGSVKWNVFLPVTIKAYGQAWVVKGQVSAGAALTQDDVMEAEVDWAEQREAIISNPDQWLGQVANRALTSGQALRQGMIRPAEVFRAGAQIRVQVQGAGFEITSDGQALSAGVVGQPARVKMNNGHVMSGEVLDSRTVRLEI, encoded by the coding sequence ATGTTCAAGCAATTTCTAAATTCGACCCGTTGTTTGTTGCAGACCGTGGGGCTGGCGGGCGCCGTCTTTTTCACCGTGGGTGCGCTGGCCCAGGCCGATGGTGTGCGGCCTGAGTTCATGGACAGCACGCAGCAATGGCTGGACAAAGCGGTGGCGGGCAACCTCCCGTCGGGCAGCTCGCCGCTGCGCATGGAGATCACGGTGGGCGAACTCGACAGTCGGCTGCGGCTGGCGCCATGCGCCCGGGTGGAGCCTTATCTGCCGCCGGGAACCCGCCTGTGGGGCAAGACCCGCCTGGGTCTGCGCTGTCTGGAGGGCAGTGTCAAGTGGAATGTGTTTTTGCCGGTGACCATCAAGGCGTATGGCCAGGCTTGGGTCGTCAAGGGCCAGGTGAGCGCTGGCGCCGCCTTGACGCAAGACGATGTGATGGAGGCGGAGGTCGACTGGGCCGAGCAGCGCGAAGCCATCATCAGCAACCCGGATCAATGGCTGGGGCAGGTGGCGAACCGGGCGTTGACCAGCGGCCAGGCCTTGCGCCAGGGCATGATCCGACCGGCAGAGGTGTTTCGGGCCGGAGCCCAAATTCGGGTGCAGGTGCAGGGAGCGGGCTTTGAGATCACCTCGGACGGGCAAGCCTTGTCGGCCGGTGTGGTGGGGCAGCCAGCCCGGGTTAAAATGAACAACGGGCATGTGATGTCCGGCGAGGTTCTGGACAGCCGAACCGTCAGGCTGGAAATATGA
- a CDS encoding EscU/YscU/HrcU family type III secretion system export apparatus switch protein — protein sequence MEPSSQDRNLPASERKLQKALDDGQVSRSRDLGHLAVLGTGALSLMALAPLMFDRLRVLLRQQLSFDALAVSNPTTMITRMQDMATAGLIGCVIFAAITTVAVLLSSIAAGGWVSSLKPIMPDFSRLNPLTGMGRMFTKEKFTEVLKMSFVAAMLITLGTTYLSSTIHALAMLVLQPSRAALPMLTEWLTSGMALLLLVVLLVAMVDVPLQSFLHKSRMKMSHQEMKQEHKESDGNPQMKGKLRQRQREISHGNSVGAVPKADFVLMNPTHFAVAIKYDDKTMRAPQVVSKGADLLAMKIRDIAKNNAIPVLQSPMLARALYAHAELDQDIPASLYTAVAQVLAYIYRLKAALRGDGPMPGEAPQPFVPPELDPLSKVVANTSAA from the coding sequence ATGGAACCAAGCAGTCAGGACCGCAATTTACCCGCCTCTGAGCGCAAGCTGCAAAAGGCGCTGGACGACGGGCAGGTCAGCCGCTCACGGGATCTGGGGCATCTGGCGGTATTGGGTACCGGCGCCCTGAGCCTGATGGCGCTGGCACCCCTGATGTTTGACCGGCTCAGGGTGCTGCTGCGCCAGCAACTCTCGTTTGACGCGCTGGCGGTCAGCAACCCCACCACCATGATCACCCGCATGCAGGACATGGCCACGGCCGGGCTGATCGGTTGTGTGATTTTTGCCGCCATTACGACCGTGGCGGTGCTGCTCAGCAGCATCGCCGCCGGTGGCTGGGTGAGCAGCCTCAAGCCCATCATGCCGGACTTCAGCCGCCTCAATCCATTAACGGGTATGGGGCGCATGTTCACCAAGGAAAAGTTCACTGAAGTGCTCAAGATGAGCTTTGTCGCCGCCATGCTGATCACTCTGGGCACCACGTATTTGAGTTCCACCATACACGCCCTGGCGATGCTGGTTTTGCAACCCTCCCGCGCGGCCCTTCCCATGCTGACGGAGTGGCTGACCTCGGGGATGGCTTTGTTGCTGCTGGTGGTTTTGCTGGTGGCGATGGTCGATGTGCCGTTGCAGAGTTTTTTGCACAAGTCCCGGATGAAGATGTCACATCAGGAAATGAAGCAGGAACACAAGGAGTCAGACGGCAACCCGCAAATGAAAGGCAAGCTGCGCCAGCGGCAACGCGAGATTTCCCATGGCAACAGTGTGGGTGCGGTGCCCAAAGCCGACTTCGTGCTGATGAACCCAACCCACTTTGCGGTGGCCATCAAATACGACGATAAAACCATGCGTGCGCCCCAGGTCGTCTCCAAAGGCGCCGACCTGCTGGCCATGAAGATCCGCGACATCGCCAAAAATAACGCTATTCCAGTGCTGCAGTCGCCGATGCTGGCGCGCGCGCTGTATGCCCATGCCGAGCTGGACCAGGACATTCCGGCCAGCCTGTACACCGCGGTGGCTCAGGTGCTGGCCTATATTTACCGGCTCAAAGCCGCTCTGCGCGGCGACGGCCCGATGCCGGGCGAGGCACCGCAACCGTTTGTACCGCCCGAGCTTGATCCCCTGTCCAAGGTCGTGGCCAACACGAGCGCAGCATGA
- the flhC gene encoding flagellar transcriptional regulator FlhC — translation MATASTKSVLNDSRQVERAVALIQLGARLQVLESETSLSYERLLRLYKEVAGRSPSKGQLPFSTDWFLTWQPNIHASLFLNTYEYMSKVSELDDIDAVMKAYRLYSEQIAACGVEPLLSITRAWRLVKFVNNNMLAMTKCSKCGGHFVTEAYENARHFECGLCTPPARAGKSASVGGILLH, via the coding sequence ATGGCCACCGCATCCACCAAAAGCGTTTTGAATGATTCCCGGCAAGTTGAGCGCGCTGTGGCGCTGATTCAACTCGGCGCCCGCCTGCAGGTGTTGGAGAGCGAAACCAGCCTGTCGTATGAGCGTTTGCTGCGTCTGTACAAGGAAGTCGCCGGACGGTCCCCCAGCAAAGGTCAACTGCCGTTTTCGACTGACTGGTTTCTCACCTGGCAGCCCAATATTCATGCCTCGCTGTTCTTGAACACTTATGAATACATGAGCAAGGTGAGTGAGTTGGACGACATTGACGCCGTCATGAAGGCCTATCGGCTCTATAGCGAGCAAATTGCCGCCTGCGGCGTTGAACCCCTGCTGTCCATCACGCGCGCCTGGCGGCTGGTCAAGTTCGTCAACAACAACATGTTGGCCATGACCAAATGCAGCAAGTGCGGCGGCCACTTTGTGACCGAGGCGTATGAAAATGCCCGCCATTTTGAATGCGGTCTGTGCACGCCCCCGGCACGGGCAGGCAAGAGCGCCAGCGTCGGCGGGATATTGCTGCACTGA
- a CDS encoding protein phosphatase CheZ has protein sequence MHSNTTHLGASSLLPADIHQSIGVLTRQLHDALNGLGLTDKVKGWAGEIPDAKSRLSYIARLTGEAAEKVLNRVDMAKAQHDHIASETRRIGTLIVKDPVGAVAKGHVMNFLTDVEQSTQQIDQHLTEIMMAQDFHDLTGQVIAKVVTLVANVEEQLVQLLIQTAPADAVVKAPTHVAAAGLKPVLEGPVVCPEGNPDVVTGQSEVDDLLASLGF, from the coding sequence ATGCATAGCAATACGACACACCTTGGCGCAAGCTCCTTATTGCCGGCCGACATTCATCAATCCATCGGCGTTCTGACGCGTCAATTGCATGACGCACTGAACGGGCTGGGTCTGACCGACAAAGTCAAGGGCTGGGCTGGGGAAATACCCGATGCAAAAAGTCGCCTCTCCTACATTGCACGCCTCACCGGTGAGGCCGCCGAAAAGGTGCTGAACCGGGTGGACATGGCCAAGGCGCAACACGATCACATCGCTTCGGAGACCCGGCGTATTGGCACCTTGATCGTGAAAGACCCGGTGGGTGCCGTGGCCAAGGGTCATGTGATGAATTTTTTGACCGATGTTGAACAGTCCACCCAACAGATTGACCAGCACCTGACCGAAATCATGATGGCACAGGACTTTCACGACCTGACCGGCCAGGTGATTGCCAAGGTCGTCACTCTGGTTGCCAACGTGGAAGAACAGTTGGTTCAATTGCTGATCCAGACCGCCCCGGCCGATGCAGTGGTCAAGGCGCCGACACATGTTGCCGCGGCCGGACTCAAGCCAGTTCTGGAAGGGCCGGTTGTCTGCCCTGAAGGCAATCCTGACGTGGTGACGGGTCAGTCTGAAGTTGATGATTTGTTAGCCAGCCTGGGCTTCTAA
- the flgM gene encoding flagellar biosynthesis anti-sigma factor FlgM, whose product MKIGQPSDNPIPVSSNATPAPPKGGQSPAATATATAAQNAQSAGVAVTVSTLARSLGADKAGEASVIDAKKVASVRSAIEQGTFVVNAEAIADKLLANAQEMLNRTTS is encoded by the coding sequence ATGAAAATAGGTCAACCTTCAGATAATCCAATCCCGGTCAGCAGCAACGCAACGCCGGCTCCGCCCAAGGGCGGTCAGAGCCCAGCCGCGACTGCCACAGCTACCGCAGCCCAAAATGCCCAGTCGGCAGGCGTGGCGGTGACGGTGTCCACCCTGGCGCGTTCGCTCGGCGCTGACAAGGCCGGTGAAGCGTCCGTGATTGACGCCAAAAAAGTGGCGTCAGTCCGTTCCGCTATTGAGCAGGGCACTTTTGTGGTGAACGCGGAGGCGATTGCCGACAAATTGCTGGCCAATGCCCAGGAAATGTTGAACCGCACCACGAGCTGA
- the cheY gene encoding chemotaxis response regulator CheY translates to MANELRFLVVDDFSTMRRIVRNLLKESGYTEGDEAEDGVVALQKLRNSNFDFVVSDINMPNMNGFQLLSEIKKDEKLKHIPVLMVTAEARKEDIVLAAQSGAAGYIVKPFTKATLEDKVSLILTKLGLK, encoded by the coding sequence ATGGCAAATGAGCTTCGATTTTTGGTTGTTGACGACTTCTCCACCATGCGGCGGATCGTGCGCAACCTGCTCAAGGAAAGCGGCTACACCGAGGGCGATGAGGCCGAGGATGGCGTGGTGGCACTGCAAAAATTGCGCAACAGCAATTTTGACTTTGTCGTCAGCGACATCAACATGCCCAATATGAATGGTTTTCAACTGCTGTCTGAAATCAAGAAAGACGAGAAGCTCAAACATATTCCGGTGCTCATGGTGACGGCGGAAGCGCGCAAGGAAGACATCGTGCTGGCCGCGCAGTCGGGCGCTGCGGGCTACATCGTCAAACCGTTTACCAAGGCCACTCTGGAAGACAAAGTCAGCCTTATTCTCACCAAGCTGGGATTGAAGTAA
- the flhA gene encoding flagellar biosynthesis protein FlhA, protein MNTQLKVFQQWFGGNSALIKGAAAPMLVVAILAMMVLPLPPWLLDTFFTINISVALMVMMVAAYMIRPLDFAAFPAVLLLTTLMRLSLNVASTRVVLLEGHTGPGAAGAVIEAFGHFLIGGNFAVGLIVFSILVVINFVVVTKGAERIAEVSARFALDAMPGKQMAVDADLNAGLINEEEAKRRRAEVSEEADFFGSMDGASKFVRGDAVAGILILLINIFGGFMVGVLQHGLTAGQAADTYILLAVGDALVAQIPGLLISVAAAMVVSRVGKDHDLGRQIVDQMFISPRVLGITAAIMGILGLIPGMPHVVFIGIALVLGYGAWELAHKPLPPDPAATAPVVTSDGEASWDDLQPVDQLGLELGYRLIALVDKTRQGDLLTRIKGVRRKFAQEVGFLPPPVHVRDNLELKPSGYRITLRGVIAGEGEAFPGMYLAINPGGITTPLIGTATTDPAFGLPAHWIDEQQKEAAQMAGFTVVDSETVMATHLSHLMQVQASKLLSRTETQQLVEHVSKLAPKLIEEVVPKMVPIAVFQKVLQLLLDESVHIRDIRTIIESLAEHAGSVTDPAELARRVRIALSPAIVQQIYGPARELNVIAIDPPLERLLVQALGNTAGPALDPGVADIFSRNAAAVALKQEEIGIPACLLVPDQIRSAISRLVRRVAPRLQVLAHSEIPESHTIRIGPILKGASS, encoded by the coding sequence ATGAACACCCAACTCAAGGTCTTCCAGCAATGGTTTGGCGGTAATTCAGCCCTGATCAAGGGCGCGGCAGCCCCGATGCTGGTGGTGGCGATTCTGGCCATGATGGTGTTGCCGCTGCCCCCGTGGCTGCTCGACACTTTTTTCACCATCAATATCTCGGTGGCGCTGATGGTGATGATGGTGGCGGCCTACATGATTCGCCCGCTCGACTTCGCCGCGTTTCCCGCGGTGCTGCTGCTGACCACGTTGATGCGCCTGTCCCTCAACGTGGCGTCCACCCGCGTCGTGCTGCTGGAAGGCCACACCGGACCGGGCGCCGCCGGCGCGGTGATTGAAGCCTTCGGGCACTTTTTGATCGGCGGCAATTTCGCTGTCGGTTTGATCGTTTTCTCGATTCTCGTGGTGATCAATTTTGTCGTGGTGACCAAGGGTGCCGAGCGTATCGCCGAGGTGTCGGCGCGCTTTGCACTGGACGCCATGCCCGGCAAGCAGATGGCGGTAGACGCCGACTTGAATGCGGGCCTGATCAATGAAGAAGAGGCCAAACGGCGCCGCGCCGAGGTGTCGGAAGAAGCGGACTTCTTTGGTTCGATGGACGGCGCCTCCAAGTTCGTGCGCGGCGACGCGGTGGCCGGCATTCTGATTCTGCTGATCAATATTTTTGGCGGCTTCATGGTGGGTGTCCTGCAACACGGCTTGACGGCCGGGCAAGCCGCCGACACCTACATACTGCTGGCTGTCGGCGACGCGCTGGTGGCGCAGATTCCGGGCCTGTTGATCTCGGTGGCGGCGGCGATGGTGGTGTCACGCGTCGGCAAGGACCATGACCTGGGTCGTCAGATCGTTGACCAAATGTTCATTTCGCCCCGCGTGCTGGGCATTACCGCAGCCATCATGGGCATTTTGGGTCTGATTCCCGGCATGCCGCACGTGGTGTTCATCGGCATCGCGCTGGTGCTGGGCTACGGTGCCTGGGAGCTGGCCCACAAACCCTTGCCGCCGGACCCGGCCGCGACGGCACCGGTGGTGACCTCCGACGGCGAAGCCTCTTGGGACGACTTGCAACCGGTGGACCAGTTGGGCCTTGAGTTGGGTTACCGGCTGATCGCGCTGGTGGATAAAACGCGCCAGGGCGACTTGCTGACCCGCATCAAGGGCGTGCGGCGCAAATTTGCCCAGGAGGTCGGATTCCTGCCGCCACCGGTGCATGTGCGCGACAACCTGGAACTCAAACCCAGCGGCTATCGCATCACCCTGCGCGGCGTGATTGCGGGCGAAGGCGAAGCGTTTCCCGGCATGTACCTGGCCATCAACCCGGGCGGCATCACGACGCCCCTGATCGGCACCGCCACGACGGACCCGGCCTTTGGTTTGCCGGCGCACTGGATTGACGAACAACAGAAAGAAGCCGCGCAAATGGCCGGCTTTACCGTGGTTGATTCCGAGACTGTGATGGCCACGCATTTGTCACACTTGATGCAGGTTCAGGCCTCCAAATTACTGAGCCGCACCGAAACCCAGCAACTGGTCGAACACGTGAGCAAACTGGCCCCGAAACTGATTGAAGAAGTGGTCCCCAAGATGGTCCCGATCGCTGTTTTCCAGAAAGTCCTGCAACTGCTGCTCGACGAGTCGGTGCACATCCGCGATATCCGCACCATCATTGAATCGCTGGCCGAACATGCGGGCAGCGTGACCGACCCGGCGGAGCTGGCACGGCGCGTGCGCATCGCCTTGTCGCCCGCCATCGTGCAACAAATCTATGGCCCGGCGCGTGAACTCAATGTGATTGCCATTGATCCGCCCCTTGAGCGGCTGTTGGTGCAGGCGCTGGGCAACACCGCCGGACCCGCGCTCGACCCCGGCGTCGCCGACATCTTTTCCCGCAACGCGGCTGCCGTCGCACTCAAACAGGAAGAGATCGGCATTCCAGCTTGCTTGCTGGTGCCCGATCAAATTCGCAGCGCGATCTCCCGTCTGGTACGACGCGTTGCACCCCGGCTTCAGGTCCTCGCGCACAGCGAAATTCCAGAGTCCCACACCATCCGCATCGGTCCGATTCTTAAAGGTGCCTCATCATGA
- the motA gene encoding flagellar motor stator protein MotA, translating into MIVIIGYAVSMGCIFGMYILHGGNIGVILKALPFELVTIFGGALGAFAVNNQPKVLRATLKLIPQAVKGSKYTKARYLELMALLYDILQKARKEGLMAIEKDVEEPHGSAIFKKYATVGSDHHVVEFMTDYLRMMVSGNLNAHEIESLMDSEIDTHHAEAHAPVAAIARLAGALPAFGIVAAVLGVVNTMGSVGQPPAVLGGMIASALVGTFLGILLAYAVVEPLGGVLEQKIEDSAKELQCIKTTLLASMQGYNPATAIEFGRKVLFSTERPTFLELESYVRGKK; encoded by the coding sequence ATGATAGTTATTATTGGTTATGCAGTCTCCATGGGTTGCATTTTTGGGATGTACATCCTTCACGGTGGCAACATCGGGGTGATTCTCAAGGCCTTGCCGTTCGAACTGGTCACGATTTTTGGGGGCGCGCTAGGGGCTTTCGCGGTCAACAACCAACCCAAGGTGTTGCGGGCCACGCTCAAACTGATTCCCCAGGCAGTCAAGGGCTCCAAGTACACCAAGGCGCGCTACCTTGAGTTGATGGCCTTGCTTTACGATATCCTGCAAAAGGCCCGCAAAGAGGGTTTGATGGCGATCGAAAAAGATGTCGAAGAGCCGCACGGTTCGGCCATTTTCAAAAAATATGCCACCGTGGGAAGCGACCACCATGTCGTGGAGTTCATGACCGATTACCTGCGCATGATGGTCTCGGGCAATCTGAACGCGCATGAGATTGAGTCCTTGATGGACAGCGAGATTGACACTCACCACGCCGAAGCCCACGCCCCCGTTGCCGCCATTGCGCGTCTGGCAGGTGCCTTGCCTGCGTTCGGCATTGTGGCTGCGGTATTGGGCGTCGTGAACACCATGGGTTCGGTCGGGCAGCCCCCGGCGGTGCTGGGCGGCATGATTGCCTCGGCCCTGGTTGGTACTTTTCTGGGCATTCTGCTGGCTTATGCCGTGGTCGAGCCTTTGGGCGGCGTGCTGGAACAAAAAATCGAAGACAGCGCCAAGGAGTTGCAGTGCATCAAGACCACGTTGCTGGCCAGCATGCAAGGCTACAACCCCGCGACCGCGATTGAATTTGGTCGCAAAGTTCTGTTTTCCACCGAACGCCCCACCTTCCTGGAGCTGGAGAGCTATGTCCGTGGAAAAAAATAG
- the motB gene encoding flagellar motor protein MotB: MATDGKKLQPIIVKKIKKGGHVVHGGAWKIAYADFVTAMMAFFLLMWLLGSTSEGDKKGLSDYFSAPLKVSMQGGSGAGGSNTILPGGGADLTQKSGQNRRGDGSDPMQKRMAANAVKAEVAKQDAKKLAGISAKISALISGNTKLTEFSRQIRLETTADGLQIQIVDDQKRPMFDSGSAVVKPYMRDILREIGGALNGVENKISLDGHTDSSPYSSAQRGYSNWELSSDRANASRRELVAAGMPDDKLARVVGLASSILLDPENPTGAVNRRISITVMTREAEERLMGTERPPVSAGPDPQAAPVKTPTSPSQ, from the coding sequence ATGGCCACTGACGGCAAAAAGCTGCAGCCGATCATCGTCAAGAAGATCAAAAAAGGCGGCCACGTCGTGCATGGCGGCGCCTGGAAGATTGCCTACGCCGACTTTGTGACGGCCATGATGGCGTTCTTTTTGCTGATGTGGCTGCTGGGCTCCACCTCGGAAGGCGATAAAAAAGGGCTGTCTGACTACTTTTCGGCGCCGCTGAAGGTCTCCATGCAGGGCGGCAGTGGCGCAGGTGGCAGCAATACCATTTTGCCCGGTGGCGGCGCTGATTTGACGCAGAAAAGCGGACAAAACCGCCGCGGCGACGGCAGCGACCCCATGCAAAAGAGGATGGCGGCTAATGCCGTCAAGGCCGAAGTTGCCAAGCAAGACGCAAAGAAGCTGGCCGGCATCAGCGCCAAAATCAGCGCCCTCATTTCCGGCAACACAAAACTAACCGAGTTCAGCAGGCAAATCAGACTGGAAACCACGGCCGATGGTCTGCAAATCCAGATTGTTGACGATCAAAAACGTCCGATGTTCGACAGCGGTAGCGCGGTGGTGAAACCCTATATGCGTGACATCTTGCGGGAAATCGGCGGTGCCCTGAACGGCGTTGAAAACAAGATCAGCCTGGACGGCCACACCGACAGTTCACCTTACAGCAGCGCCCAGCGTGGTTACAGCAACTGGGAGCTCTCGTCTGATCGAGCCAACGCGTCCCGGCGCGAACTCGTGGCCGCCGGCATGCCGGACGACAAACTGGCGCGGGTGGTTGGATTGGCGTCAAGCATTCTTCTGGATCCCGAGAACCCAACCGGCGCGGTGAACCGTAGAATCAGCATCACCGTGATGACGCGTGAAGCCGAAGAGCGGCTGATGGGCACGGAGCGCCCGCCGGTTAGCGCCGGTCCGGACCCGCAGGCAGCGCCAGTCAAAACACCAACCAGCCCATCGCAGTGA
- a CDS encoding RNA polymerase sigma factor FliA gives MYTAKGQLDRNAMIRQYQPLVRRLAHHMMAKLPANVEVDDLIQVGLIGLSEALTRYEAAQGVQFETFATQRIRGAMLDELRGNDWMSRGSRKSQKDIEQALRRLEHKLGRTPLESEIAADLGLSLVDYQTLLGKVRGTQLVYLEDMARGNDEEDSFLDRHVGDSDADPMNVLRDQRLRQALVAAIKNLPEREQFIMSMYYEQDMNLKEIAAVLDVTESRICQLHSQSIARLRAKMRAH, from the coding sequence ATGTACACCGCCAAGGGGCAATTGGACCGCAACGCCATGATCCGGCAGTACCAGCCGCTGGTGCGGCGCCTGGCCCACCACATGATGGCCAAATTGCCGGCCAACGTCGAAGTCGATGATCTGATCCAGGTCGGGCTGATCGGCTTGTCGGAGGCCCTGACCCGCTACGAGGCCGCGCAGGGTGTTCAATTTGAAACCTTTGCCACGCAGCGCATTCGCGGCGCCATGCTCGACGAGCTGCGCGGCAACGACTGGATGTCGCGCGGCTCGCGCAAGAGCCAGAAAGATATCGAACAGGCGCTGCGCCGGCTGGAGCACAAGCTCGGGCGCACACCGCTGGAGAGTGAAATTGCCGCCGACCTGGGCTTGAGTCTGGTCGACTACCAGACGCTGCTGGGTAAAGTGCGTGGCACCCAACTGGTGTACCTGGAAGACATGGCGCGTGGCAACGACGAGGAAGACAGTTTTCTGGATCGCCACGTCGGTGACAGCGACGCCGACCCGATGAACGTGCTGCGCGACCAGCGCTTGCGCCAGGCACTGGTGGCCGCCATCAAGAACCTGCCCGAGCGCGAGCAGTTCATCATGAGCATGTACTACGAGCAGGACATGAATCTGAAAGAGATCGCGGCCGTGCTGGATGTCACCGAGTCGCGCATTTGCCAGTTGCACAGTCAGTCGATCGCGCGCTTGCGCGCCAAGATGCGGGCCCATTGA